A portion of the Toxoplasma gondii ME49 chromosome VIIb, whole genome shotgun sequence genome contains these proteins:
- a CDS encoding hypothetical protein (encoded by transcript TGME49_257370), with protein sequence MWSLLGFSEENPPEESQDATAASPPTPSHQDVPASPSATEGKEVAGVASSASPETKADAPSDSPPATPTSGGGFWSFWGASTPAEPEPAATTPVSSTAAAVETPDSGISETPGPSGVSSSAAESGGDEKQKKKKKKESGKGDEAVAEKKKKKKESEKGGEMVAEKKKGESEERSSKLVSGSDVEAFRARLEQIELQKKAKEEAKVKRKEDEKKQKEEKREQRGREREEREKKKQEKEAARIAELKRLEEELKRTQELAEELEKQNEERKNKRKGDRGESSSRGSSSSPSSGRSRREASEERRKAREEREKRRREEQAGLEELLEATERELTETARSLQESIDRQREEREELERRRQAQVEREMEIRQLAEEATRALEAQQQAARAAAAPAPPGASKGQPPAPPLVSPADVKARNFMVALLKRDGGPSLPPPELEQRRLAEPARGETSGAKAEDRQAPELSRKGAAAPTAGRVLAETEVTEGDESMLRPFLAKRGDSVGDEYQEAQYTQQHVIFRGPAFRAFHELVNATKEINHLKEQVEAASRDEEEITTLRERLQTLLDKETKNSESHLERACAIRQALNSISIVFRAAQRRLKTLFFTKLNAAAGAAMPRAVGTSAALRAILGGDSKVTRLGFGLLREVVLRHLRQAWNQWTRYVKPRDAPPGRGAGTGIGTLEDEKATAAIMALREVEDEAEALKKYNEEEKRKLAEVASRLERWRRQLVAAHDAVIHLRENETKRCKSGVREKERGDRRRPRTSSTLDSAEDDAQAPDVLTRLNALVHTEMHRLGLRFENPRAGFGGDSTPHLETRNRDPFRRIPRSFQTENIGHLRLLHGDANGSFPEDRLSSFLESRTSDNGSVRSARGRGVRRRRSLDENGNKALSGTESDTSSVSESISSGRSSSTSSEGSGALSSSEKRRASSRMSGENPSRRNNTVDEGGRRKKNFDKACEDAEIMHDLAPATRGQPSKSGDQASSQVSVVKGTLPASRIVKTRPKPPPPPGASEPATFVGGQQRKLQPASGTETSQDDLESAPSTRSSCSGKGPKGTGAPTGSTVIYADAHHTQASAKAKNAVQAKVKMERDRQRTATIVVGAGPPILAPKSLVNGPKSGPKPKQ encoded by the exons ATGTGGTCTCTGCTTGGGTTCTCGGAGGAGAACCCTCCGGAAGAGTCGCAAGACGCAACGGCAGCCAGCCCCCCGACGCCCTCCCACCAAGATGTccctgcctcgccttctgccacTGAGGGAAAGGAAGTAGCAGGAGTGGCCAGTTCAGCATCTCCGGAGACG AAGGCCGATGCCCCTTCAGACTCGCCACCCGCGACGCCTACCTCTGGCGGCGGCTTTTGGTCGTTCTGGGGCGCGTCGACGCCCGCGGAGCCGGAGCCAGCCGCCACgactcctgtctcctcgaccgCCGCCGCTGTGGAGACGCCGGACTCTGGGATCTCGGAGACACCCGGTCCGAGTGGGGTTTCATCGAGCGCTGCAGAGTCGGGCggcgacgagaagcagaagaagaaaaagaagaaggagagcgggAAGGGGGACGAGGCAGTGgctgagaaaaagaagaagaagaaggagagcgagaagggaggcgagaTGGTGgccgaaaagaagaaaggggagagcgaggagaggtcGTCGAAGCTCGTATCAGGCAGCGACGTCGAGGCCTTTCGTGCGCGCCTCGAGCAAAtagagctgcagaagaaagccaaggaagaggcgaaggtgaagaggaaggaagacgagaagaagcagaaggaggaaaagcggGAGCAGAGGGGgcgcgagcgcgaggaaagggagaagaagaagcaggagaaagaagcggcgagaaTCGCGGAACTAAAGAGACTGGAGGAAGAGCTgaagagaacgcaggagCTGGCAGAGGAGCTTGAGAAGCAGaatgaagaaaggaaaaacaaaagaaaggGCGATCGCGGAGAGAGCAGCTCCCGCGggtcctcgtcgtctccgtcctcaGGGCGCAGTCGCCGCGAGGCGTCGGAAGAGCGACGCAAGGCCcgggaggagcgagagaagaggcgccgaGAAGAACAAGCGGGACTGGAGGAACTCCTCGAGGCTACAGAGCGCGAGCTGACAGAAACCGCACGCAGTTTGCAGGAGTCGATCGatcgccagagagaagaacgcgaagaatTGGAGAGGCGGCGCCAAGCGCAAGTCGAACGAGAGATGGAAATCCGCCAGCTCGCTGAAGAGGCAACCAGAGCGCTCGAGGCTCAGCAGCAGGCCGCCCGTGCAGCTGCCGCGCCTGCCCCTCCCGGAGCTTCGAAGGGACAGCCTCCCGCTCCCCCCCTTGTGTCTCCAGCAGATGTGAAAGCTCGAAATTTCATGGTGGCGCTGCTGAAGCGCGACGGGGGTCCGTCGTTGCCGCCTCCAGAGCTCGAGCAGCGGCGTCTGGCCGAGCCTGCGCGTGGAGAGACATCCGGCGCGAAGGCAGAAGACAGGCAGGCTCCAGAGCTGAGTCGGAAGGGCGCCGCTGCGCCGACGGCTGGACGGGTGCttgcggagacagaggtcacggagggagacgaaagcaTGCTAAGACCCT TTCtggcgaagagaggagacagcgtggGCGACGAGTATCAGGAGGCGCAGTACACTCAGCAGCATGTGATTTTCCGAGGTCCCGCCTTCCGAGCCTTCCACGAACTAGTCaacgcgacgaaggagaTCAATCACCTCAAGGAgcaggtggaggcggcgagCAGAGATGAGGAGGAGATCACCACGCTGCGAGAGCGCCTGCAGACTTTGTTagacaaagagacgaagaactcggAATCGCACCTTGAGAGAGCTTGCGCGATACGGCAAGCACTCAACTCTATTAGTAT CGTTTTCAGAGCTGCCCAGCGTCGCCTGAAGACGCTGTTTTTCACCAAACTGAACGCGGCGGCAGGTGCAGCGATGCCTCGGGCTGTCGGGACTTCTGCGGCACTGAGGGCGATATTGGGAGGCGATTCCAAGGTGACACGTCTTGGCTTCGGCCTTCTCCGAGAAGTTGTTCTGCGTCATCTTCGACAGGCGTGGAACCAGTGGACTCGCTATGTGAAGCCGAGAGACGCCCCACCTGGGAGAGGAGCTGGAACTGGAATAGGCACGC tggaagacgagaaagccaCAGCAGCGATCATGGCTTTGCGAGAGGTAGAGGATGAGGCGGAGGCCCTCAAAAAATataacgaagaagaaaagcggaagCTCGCCGAGGTAGCCTCACGTCTCGAGCGTTGGCGGCGACAACTTGTAGCCGCGCATGACGCAGTTATTCACTTACGGGAGAATGAGACTAAG CGTTGCAAGAGCGGGGtaagagaaaaggaacgagGCGACCGTAGAAGGCCTCGGACATCCTCTACGCTGGACTCTGCAGAAGACGATGCTCAGGCACCGGACGTGCTAACGCGTCTCAATGCTCTTGTCCACACTGAAATGCACCGTCTCGGATTGCGGTTCGAGAACCCGCGGGCTGGTTTCGGTGGTGACTCGACTCCGCATTTGGAAACGCGGAATCGTGATCCTTTTCGCCGTATACCACGTTCATTTCAAACGGAGAATATAGGCCACTTGCGGCTCTTGCACGGCGACGCGAATGGGAGTTTCCCAGAAGatcgtctttcctcgttccttGAGTCGAGGACTTCGGATAACGGGTCAGTTCGCTCTGCGCGAGGACGTGGTGTGCGCCGCAGGCGTTCTTTGGATGAAAATGGGAACAAAGCTCTGTCGGGAACGGAGTCGGATACTTCTAGTGTATCGGAGAGCATATCCAGTGGACGCAGTTCCTCGACTTCGAGCGAAGGCAGTGGGGCACTTTCCTCATCGGAGAAACGTCGGGCTTCTAGCCGGATGTCTGGAGAGAATCCCAGCCGCAGAAACAACACGGTAGACGAGGGGgggcggaggaagaaaaacttcGATAAGGCATGCGAAGATGCGGAGATCATGCACGATTTGGCACCAGCGACCAGAGGTCAGCCGTCAAAATCTGGAGACCAAGCAAGCAGTCAGGTGAGCGTGGTGAAAGGAACCCTTCCAGCGAGCCGCATAGTGAAAACGAGACCGAAACCACCGCCTCCACCTGGTGCTTCGGAGCCTGCAACCTTTGTAGGTgggcagcagagaaaactTCAGCCAGCCAGTGGCACGGAGACGTCTCAGGACGATCTTGAATCAGCCCCTTCCACACGTAGCTCATGTTCCGGGAAAGGACCCAAAGGAACCGGTGCACCAACCGGGTCAACCGTTATTTACGCAGATGCGCACCACACACAAGCATCGGCaaaagcgaagaacgccGTTCAGGCAAAAGTCAAAATGGAACGAGACAGACAACGAACCGCCACTATAGTGGTCGGCGCCGGTCCGCCAATTTTGGCACCGAAGTCCCTCGTGAACGGGCCGAAAAGTGGACCAAAACCGAAGCAATAG